GGGGAGATTAGGAAATATAGAAATCAAATGGAGGCTGGCATCACTTTGGAGGAGACCAAACGGAGCGTCAGTTGTTCGCATGTTGAAATTGCTGCAGGGATTCTGGAGATCGTGTAGAGTTTTTTTTCAAAAAAAGTCGTTATCTGGTCAGAAAGTCAAACCGGAAGATCAGACCGAAAGTCCTGCCGCTGCGCCTGCAATTATCAAGACATCATCTGGGAAGCTTCCCATTCATGTTGGTATTGATTTTGGAACAAGTTGTTCTAAAGCGTGTTATCAAATCCAAGATGGAAGGGAGAAGGTTTACTTAATTGATTTTAAACATCAGTTAAAGTCTTTTCCTTCATACGTTATTCCTTCAGTTCTTATTGGTGATGAGCAAAATCGGATATATATAGGTGAAGAGGCAGGTGAGGCTGTAGAAGCAGGAAAATGGGGATTAGGGTTAAGAAATTTTAAAACACTCTTAGCGTCAGTTCAGAATGAGGATTTTGTTGACAAAGTTTCCGCATCTCATTTCAAGGAAAATTTACAACTATTAGGTCTTGATAAGGAGGGCGTTGGAGTATCAGAAGTTACGTCTCTTTATGTTGCCTATATGATGCACCGATGCAGAGATTTTCTAAAGCGTCAATATGTAGGCAGAGAATTGCATATTAATTATAATGTGTGTATTCCTATCGATTATGCTGAAGATAATCTCGTAAGAAAAGACTTTGAAAAAATGTTGGCTGTAGCTCAGGAACTCTACAGATTTTGGGAACGAGAGAAAGGTGAGTCGCGCAGTTTATTACGTCTTGCCAGTGAATTAAAAAGCCAGTGTGTATATGATGAAACTCAAATGAATGTTTTTGCTATTCCTGAGGCTGTCGCAGAACTGGTTGGTTATCGTAAGTCTGCGGATAGGGAGGCAGGCTTGTACGCTCTTATTGATATTGGTTCGGGAACAACCGACGTATCGATTTTTAGACTTGACCGAGGTTTGAAAGAGCGTGCTGTGTGGTTGTCATCAGATGCTATACCTATGGGCATGTATCAATTAGAGAAATTAGTTGTGAAAGCTTTGAGGAAACAAGGACATGATGATTCGTTGGGTGAAGTTTATAGAGCTTTCGAGAATTTTAAGGAAATTTCAACCGGGCTTCAGGAGGATGTGTTCTTAAGAATAAGAAAGAGGATTAGGGCTTTTATTAGAAGTGATGAGTATAAAAGACCTTGGAGATCTGCTCATATCAAATTGAGGAAACAAAGAAGAGAGAGTTTGGATGATATAAAGATTGTTTTTCTCGCAGGAGGAGGAGCAAAGATTGCCTTGGCCAAAGGCATGAATTTTCTTTTTAGTTCATCGCCGCTTGCTTCATCGGCGGTTTCTAAAAAGCCCTATAACTTGTCAGCGTTGTCCTGTTCTCCCAATCTAGAGGGTGCTTTGGTTTCTGATTTTTGGCGCCTATCCGTGGCTTATGGATTAAGTTTTCCAGCACCAAAGTTGGGAGAATATAAGCTTCCGAAAGATTTTCCAGAGGATAATCCGCCTTCTTTACCAATACAGGATTGGCCGGATAGGGATGATACGCGGTAAAAAGAAATAGAGTGACAGGCGCTAATTTTTAATGGCAGAAATCAAAACAATCACCGCAAAAATAAGAAAATTCCGCGATGAGCGGGATTGGAAGCAATTCCACAATCATAAGGACGTGGCGCTGTCTTTGGTCTTAGAGGCGGCAGAAGTGCTGGAGCATTTCCAGTGGAAATCGCCGCAAGAGGTCAAGGAACATGGCGAGGCCTGCAGGTCCGAGATCTCGGATGAGCTGGCGGATGTTGCCGTGTATTTATTTGAACTCGCGGATAATCTCGGGATCGATTTGTCAAAGGCCATTGATATCAAAATGAAGAAAAATGCCCTGAAATACCCGGTTGAGAAAGCCAGGGGCAGGCATACGAAATACAACAATCTTTAGGTAGAAATTAAACATTTGAAAATCGCGCCAGGAATCATTAGAATCATCCTTAGTCAAGCAGGGCTTCCCCGGCCGTAGTCTGTTTGACAAAAATCCCCTGTAGTAAATCTATTAACTTTTAATCTACAAGGGGGTATTCCATGTTCAAGAAATCAGAAACTGTCGCATCGGTCGAGATCATTCAAAACAAGATCTTTTTGATCCGGGGCCGGAAGGTCATGCTGGATAGGGATCTAGCGGAATTATACGGAGTGCCGACAAAAAGGTTTAATGAACAGGTCAAGAGAGGCATAAAGAGGTTTCCAGCAGATTTTATGTTTCAATTGACCCAGGAAGAATATGAAAACTTGAGGTCGCAAATTGCGACCTCAAGTTGGGGAGGAAGACGGTACCTGCCTTATGTATTTACCGATTACGGTGTAGCAATGCTTTCCAGCGTGTTAAATAGTGACCGAGCTGTTGAGGTTAATATACAGATCATGCGGGCTTTTGCCAGATTGAGGGAGATGATTATTTCCCACAAAGATCTGGCTCGCAAGATCGAAGACCTGGAGCGGAATTTTAAAGACCATGATAAGAAGTTTGTTGAGGTTTTTGAGGCGATCAGGCGGTTGCTGCAGAAAAAAGAAGAGCCGCCCAAGCCCAAGATACCGATCGGGTTTCATCCGCCAATGAAGCCGTAAAAAATATAAAACTCCAGCCGTTGGTTGGAGAAATTAACATTTGAAAACCGCGCCAGGAATCATTAGAATCATCCTTAGTCAAGCAGGGCTTCCCCGGCCGTGATCTGCTTGGTAAATTCCCCTCCAAGTGAGGACATTGATACGATTCTTCAAGGTGCCAATTTGGCTCCCCATGCGGAGCATCAGTCTTCTTGATACAATTTGACAATACTACTTATGAGTAGTATACTTTCAGTGAGGCCAAAGATGAAAAACAAGATCGCCTATATAAAGAAAGAGCAGAAAAGAATCACCGGATTAGTCGCTCGCAAATTCAAGGACTATTACTTGACCGGCGGCACGGCGCTGGCTTTTTATGTCCGGCACCGTTTCTCGGAGGATTTAGATTTTTTTAGCCAAAAGTATGACAAGAAAACACCGGAAAAGATCATGGCCTATATTTCCCAAGAAACCGGATTTGATTATCAACTGGATGCCGAGCAGGATGATCCTAAATTAATTCCGATGAAGGTTTATTTTATGGAATTAAAGGGTGGTGAAGTATTGAAGATAGATTTTGTTAAGGATTATGTCGCAAATGTCCATCCAATCAAGAACGGTATGCACTC
This DNA window, taken from Candidatus Omnitrophota bacterium, encodes the following:
- a CDS encoding nucleotidyl transferase AbiEii/AbiGii toxin family protein, producing MKNKIAYIKKEQKRITGLVARKFKDYYLTGGTALAFYVRHRFSEDLDFFSQKYDKKTPEKIMAYISQETGFDYQLDAEQDDPKLIPMKVYFMELKGGEVLKIDFVKDYVANVHPIKNGMHSMDDIYYRKICAAIGGQEKQGEAGQVVATGRRSVKDLFDIYYLSSHYKSLADFFFEYFAYNHTERLEAWYRGFDRTEAKLALMDLVPKVDTGKVFKYLDGQILKLIPGKLL
- a CDS encoding ORF6N domain-containing protein; the encoded protein is MFKKSETVASVEIIQNKIFLIRGRKVMLDRDLAELYGVPTKRFNEQVKRGIKRFPADFMFQLTQEEYENLRSQIATSSWGGRRYLPYVFTDYGVAMLSSVLNSDRAVEVNIQIMRAFARLREMIISHKDLARKIEDLERNFKDHDKKFVEVFEAIRRLLQKKEEPPKPKIPIGFHPPMKP
- a CDS encoding nucleotide pyrophosphohydrolase, producing the protein MAEIKTITAKIRKFRDERDWKQFHNHKDVALSLVLEAAEVLEHFQWKSPQEVKEHGEACRSEISDELADVAVYLFELADNLGIDLSKAIDIKMKKNALKYPVEKARGRHTKYNNL